CCGGGGCGAGGGCCACGTCACCACGCCGAACCTGTCGAGGTCATGGTGCGCCATGTAGGTGCTGATCATCTCGATGGCGCAACACGCCAGGCCGAACTGCATCGGCCACAGGGAGGACTTGCGGGCCAGGGCGAAGATATGCTCCACCTTGCCCATCACAACACCCGGCAACACCCGTTCAAACGGCGCCTGGCCCTCCCATAGGCGCCGCGTCACGACTACGATATCCTTCTCCCCACTCCCCCCCTGCTCCTGCCCGGTCACCGCCACTGGAATACCCCCTTCTTCCATCCGTACATCAGGCCAAAGCAGAGAACGCCAATGAAGAAAATCATCGCCCAGAAAACGGAGGGGGCGCTGCGCGCGAAGACGACAGCCCACGGAAAGACGAAGGCGGCCTCCACATCGAAGACCAGAAAAAGGATAGCGTAGAGGTAGTAGCGGATGCGCACCTGCTGCCAGTGCTGGCCGGTCTGAGGAATGCCGCACTCGTAGGGGCTGAGCTTCATGGGGGTCGCCTTGCGCGGCGCCAGCAGCCAGCCGATAGTGAAGGAGACGACCACCATGCCTGTCCCCAGGATGGTGGCAACGAGGACGGCGACGTAGTCCGAAGCGTAGTCGACCGGCATACTCGCTGGTTCTTGAAATATCGCACCCCGTCCTGAAGGACGAGGAGAACGCTCAAATCTGGGCTGCCTACCACTATAGCAGGGCGGCGGAAGGCAGTCAACGTATGTACGGCGTCTCTGAGCGCTGGGGAGCAAAGAGTGCCTGCGTCTTTGGTTACGAATTTCACAATACAGGTTTTACGGCCCGCGCGAACGGTTTGCGCCTTATTTCGACGCGATATGGGCAGGCGCGTCGTCTGTTTCGCCTGCCGCGCATAGGGCTCGATGCCAAAGCATTGTTATGGCAAGTGCTTTCTTCAAGAGGGTCGCATCGTTTCATGGTAAGATGGGTGCCAAGACTCCGACGGGAGACCGGCTATGCAAATGTCCTCTGGCGCGTCCGCGCCCATATGGAAGCGGCTCGCCGCAACTCTGCTGATAGACGTACCCATCGTCCTGGCGGTGAATCTTCTCGTGCTGCTCGCCATCCCGCGGCTCCTGGATTCCCTGGGCGGCCGGCGGCTTGTGGTGCTGCCAGGCATCTTCCTGGAGTCGGTCCTGGGTCCGCTGATGGGCGGCGGCGCAGACCAGATGACGAACGGCGTCAGCGCCACGGCATTTGCGCTGGGACTGCTGGTATGGCTCCTGGTGCCGTTCCTGCTGATATCTCTGCTCTACTTCACCATCGGCTACCGGCTGCGGCAGACGCTGGGCAAGCGCCTCATGGGGATAGCCGTCTCGGGCAGCCCGAGCGGTGAAAAGCCGGGCTGGTGGCGGGCCTTCCTGCGCGCCGCGTCCCTGCTTCCGTCCTGGCTCGCCTTCTACGCCCTGCTGCTGGCCCTGCTCCCCCTGGTCGCCGCCCTGGCGGCGGGCAACGACGAGGTCAGGACCGCTGCTACCTTTGGCGTCTTCCTCCTGGTGATAGCCCTGCCCTCCCTCGCCAACCTGTTCTGGGTGCGGCTCTCCCCCGACCGTCGCGGCTGGCACGACCGGCTGGCCGGCACAACGGTAGTGGACTTGACCGCAAAGGCGGCGGAGCAGGAGACGGCGGCCAGCGAAACACCGGCCCCGCCGGCCTCGACCTAGCGGTCCAGGCCTTCCCCTCCAACGCGGCGGCGAACGATAGCGCAAAGCTGCACTCTAGTAGGAAGATGGTCATGCAAACACGGCCAGCAGCCATCGCTCCCCTGTGGAAGCGCCTCGTCGCTACTGTACTCATTGATGTGCCGCTGGTGCTCATAGCCTACGTCATGGAGTATATGACCACAGCCGGATACATGCTCGACACGTGGACAAGGCAGGTCGTGGTACCAACAGGCCAGTTCCTGGAGTGGGCGCTGAGACCATTAGTTGGAGAGGACTACTGGCCAATTTGGAGGCACGGAGTCAGCCCGACGGCGTACGGGCTTGGCTGGCTCTTTTGGCTCGTGATGCCGTCATTGTTGCTTTGGCTTCTTTACTTCACCGTCGGCTACCGGCTGCGGCAGACGCTCGGCAAGCGGCTCATGGGCATTGCCGTTGTACGGCGCGGGAGTGACCAGCGACCGGGCTGGCGTCAAGCTTTCGTCCGCGCGGTGGCTCTCCTGCCTTCCTGGTTTGGCTTCTACATCATCCTCACGGCCCTCATGGCGGCGGCCGGGTTGGCGGCGTTGGGATCTCATGAACCCCGTACGGAAACGCCAGCCGACAAGCGGATCGCGGAACTGCTCCTGGTCGCGGCGGTCTTCGGAGCGTTCTTCTTGATTGTCTCCCTGCCGTCGCTAGCCATCCTATTCCTCGCAACCCGCTCCCCTGACCGTCGCGGCTGGCACGACCGGCTGGCGGGCACAACGGTAGTGGAATCTTCGCCGCGACGACAGGAGCAGGCCCCACCTGAAGAGGGCCCGACCGAAGACGCGGGGACAGGCACGCAGGCGAAGAGCTAGCGCGGCGACTCCATCTTCCCATCCAAGGCTGCGGCGACGGTGGGGATATCCTTGTCGCCGCGCCCGCTCAGGCCGACGAGGACAAGGGCGTCCTTCGGCAGCCCCGCGGCAAGCTTGAGGGTGTACGCGACGGCGTGGGATGACTCAAGCGCGGGGATAATCCCCTCCGTCCGGCACAGCGTCTGGAACGCGTCAAGCGCCTCCTGGTCCGTGGCGGTCACATACTGCGCCCGTCCCGTCTCCTTGAGATGCGCGTGCTCCGGGCCGACGCCCGGGTAGTCCAGGCCCGCCGAGATGCTGTGCGTTTCCAGAATCTGGCCCGCGTCGTCCTGCATGACGAACGAGTAGGAGCCGTGCAGCACGCCGGGCCTGCCCGCGACGAGGCTCGCCGCGTGACGCCCGGTGGCCATCCCCTCGCCCGCCGCCTCCACGCCCACGAGCCTGACTTGCGCATCATTCACCAGCGGGTAGAACAGGCCGATGGAGTTGCTGCCACCGCCCACGCACGCGACGGCATAGTCCGGCAGGCGGCCCTCCGCCTTCAATATCTGCCGCCGGGCCTCCTTGCCGATGACCAACTGGAAGTCGCGCACCATCATCGGGTACGGGTGAGGCCCCACGGCGCTGCCCAGAATGTAGAATGTGGTGCGGACGTTGGTCACCCAGTCCCGCATCGCCTCGTTGATGGCGTCCTTGAGAGTGCGGCTTCCGCTTCCGACCGGCCTGACCTCCGCGCCCAGGAGCTTCATGCGGAAGACGTTCAGGCTCTGCCGCCTGATGTCCTCCTCGCCCATGTAGACGACGCAATCCATCCCCAGCAACGCGCACACCGTCGCCGTGGCGACGCCGTGCTGTCCGGCGCCCGTCTCCGCGATGACGCGGCGCTTGCCCATGTGCCGCGCCAGCAGCCCCTGGCCGAGGGCGTTGTTGATCTTGTGCGCCCCCGTGTGGGCCAGGTCCTCCCGCTTCAAGTAGATGCGAGCGCCGCCTGCTTTCTCGCTCAGGTTGTGAGCAAGGTAGAGCGGCGTGGGCCGTCCCGCGTACTCGCGGAGCAGACGCGCCAGCTCGTGCTGGAACGCGCGGTCGCGGCGGACGTGCCGGTACGCCTCGGTCAACTCGCCGATGGCCACCATGAGCGTCTCCGGCACGAAGCGTCCGCCGAAGGGGCCGTAGTGGCCCGTCGCGTCGGGGAAACGGTACTTACGCGGCGCTGTCACGAAAAGTCAAAGACCTCCACAGAGTCATTTCAGGTAGCCACACCGGACTGCCCATCATTCCTCCAACCCCAGCGCGAAGTGAATTGCGGCGTCCACAATCTGGAGCTTATCCGGGCTCAGAGTGGTGATGCGCTCCTTGAGACTGGCCTTGGGAACAGTTGCGATAACGTCGAGATTCGCTACACAACGACGGGCCATGCCGTCGTCCGGCCCGAGAGGCACTTCGGCGGGAATACGGCGGCTACGTGTCGTTACGGGCGCGACAGTTATCAAAGCCCTGACCGCGTACGCCTCATCGCGCGAGAGCAAGAGAACAGGTCGCCTTCCCACGGGCGGCGCGAGATCGGCCCACCATATCTCTCCCCGCTTCACTCCCAGGGTTCCTCCGCCAGTACGGCGCTGCCCAGCTTGTAGGCGACCGCCACCTCCGCGGCGCTCTCTGGCGACTTTCGGTAGCCGCGGACGTAGCGTCGCACGGCTTTCTTCTCGCGTTGCTGACGTAGCATCATGTCAACAGCGCGTCGGAAGAACTCGCTACGGGTCTCCTTGCGGATGTGGCGTTCCCTCTCGACTGCGTCGAGCACTTCGGCGGGGATGCTGATGGTCACTTTCGCTACTTTGGCGCTCATGCACGTCTCCCTTATACTGGTCATACCAAAGCATGACCAGCATAGCCTCGCGTGTCAATTCCGTGAGAATGCGTGCCTTGTGTCCACTCCACTACGCTGAAGTCGCAGTCTGGTCCGCCGCCCGCGCCGCCCGCACGAACGCCCGTATCCTGGCCGCGTCCTTCACGCCGCCCGTCTCGACGCCGCTGGACACGTCCACGCCCCAGGGCCGCACGCGCCGCACGGCATCCGCCACGTTCTCCGGCGTCAACCCGCCCGCCAGCAGAAAGCGATAGCGCCCGGAGAGGTCGCCGACCAGTCCCCAGTCGAAGGCGCGTCCGCTCCCACCGTACGCCTCCCCAGCCCGCGCGTCCAGCATGGGCAGCAGTCCCGCCTCCTGCACGCTCCGCAGAGCCGCCTCCAGAGCGGTCGCATCCGTGTCCGGCCGGACGTGCACAGCCTTGATGACGGGCCGCTTGATTCGCCGGGCGTCCTCAAGGCTCTCGTCGCCGCTGAGCTGCACATAGTCCAGCCCGCACAGGGCGGCCACGCGCTCCACTTCGTCCACGGGTGCGTTCACGAAGACGCCGACGACGGACGGAGGGCGACTGGCCCGCCGACGCAACTCATGGACGAGAATGCGCGCCGCGTCCGGCTCCACCCTGCGAGTGCCGGGCGCGAACACGATGCCGATGTAGTCGGCGCCGGCCTCGGC
The DNA window shown above is from Dehalococcoidia bacterium and carries:
- a CDS encoding NADH-quinone oxidoreductase subunit A, with translation MPVDYASDYVAVLVATILGTGMVVVSFTIGWLLAPRKATPMKLSPYECGIPQTGQHWQQVRIRYYLYAILFLVFDVEAAFVFPWAVVFARSAPSVFWAMIFFIGVLCFGLMYGWKKGVFQWR
- a CDS encoding type II toxin-antitoxin system PemK/MazF family toxin; amino-acid sequence: MKRGEIWWADLAPPVGRRPVLLLSRDEAYAVRALITVAPVTTRSRRIPAEVPLGPDDGMARRCVANLDVIATVPKASLKERITTLSPDKLQIVDAAIHFALGLEE
- a CDS encoding ribbon-helix-helix protein, CopG family; amino-acid sequence: MSAKVAKVTISIPAEVLDAVERERHIRKETRSEFFRRAVDMMLRQQREKKAVRRYVRGYRKSPESAAEVAVAYKLGSAVLAEEPWE
- a CDS encoding phosphoribosylanthranilate isomerase, whose protein sequence is MIAVKICGIRQVEHALVAAEAGADYIGIVFAPGTRRVEPDAARILVHELRRRASRPPSVVGVFVNAPVDEVERVAALCGLDYVQLSGDESLEDARRIKRPVIKAVHVRPDTDATALEAALRSVQEAGLLPMLDARAGEAYGGSGRAFDWGLVGDLSGRYRFLLAGGLTPENVADAVRRVRPWGVDVSSGVETGGVKDAARIRAFVRAARAADQTATSA
- a CDS encoding RDD family protein; its protein translation is MQTRPAAIAPLWKRLVATVLIDVPLVLIAYVMEYMTTAGYMLDTWTRQVVVPTGQFLEWALRPLVGEDYWPIWRHGVSPTAYGLGWLFWLVMPSLLLWLLYFTVGYRLRQTLGKRLMGIAVVRRGSDQRPGWRQAFVRAVALLPSWFGFYIILTALMAAAGLAALGSHEPRTETPADKRIAELLLVAAVFGAFFLIVSLPSLAILFLATRSPDRRGWHDRLAGTTVVESSPRRQEQAPPEEGPTEDAGTGTQAKS
- the trpB gene encoding tryptophan synthase subunit beta — protein: MTAPRKYRFPDATGHYGPFGGRFVPETLMVAIGELTEAYRHVRRDRAFQHELARLLREYAGRPTPLYLAHNLSEKAGGARIYLKREDLAHTGAHKINNALGQGLLARHMGKRRVIAETGAGQHGVATATVCALLGMDCVVYMGEEDIRRQSLNVFRMKLLGAEVRPVGSGSRTLKDAINEAMRDWVTNVRTTFYILGSAVGPHPYPMMVRDFQLVIGKEARRQILKAEGRLPDYAVACVGGGSNSIGLFYPLVNDAQVRLVGVEAAGEGMATGRHAASLVAGRPGVLHGSYSFVMQDDAGQILETHSISAGLDYPGVGPEHAHLKETGRAQYVTATDQEALDAFQTLCRTEGIIPALESSHAVAYTLKLAAGLPKDALVLVGLSGRGDKDIPTVAAALDGKMESPR
- a CDS encoding RDD family protein, with amino-acid sequence MQMSSGASAPIWKRLAATLLIDVPIVLAVNLLVLLAIPRLLDSLGGRRLVVLPGIFLESVLGPLMGGGADQMTNGVSATAFALGLLVWLLVPFLLISLLYFTIGYRLRQTLGKRLMGIAVSGSPSGEKPGWWRAFLRAASLLPSWLAFYALLLALLPLVAALAAGNDEVRTAATFGVFLLVIALPSLANLFWVRLSPDRRGWHDRLAGTTVVDLTAKAAEQETAASETPAPPAST